From the Coffea eugenioides isolate CCC68of chromosome 1, Ceug_1.0, whole genome shotgun sequence genome, the window aaaataaaaaagaattaaaacatgatgtttttataggagaaatagcaatataataaaaaatgggacagagagtggcacaggaTGTGAGACAGATCCGTTGCGGTTAACGACTCAAGATCATGACTCcctctcttcttcctttttccttaCCCCTAATAATTTATTCATTTGTTAAGATGAACGTTTGATTCTGGAATCTCAATAATCTTTCTACCTAGTTATGAAGAAGTCCGATTGAGTATGAATCAAAATTGTAAGCAAGAGCTGTATTTTGGTAGGAGCATTACTCTTGtaaaattgaattttgatttacaatgCAAAAATAAGCCCGTCGCATTTCTACTTTTCATTGTTGTAACGCGAAAATCTGAAAATCTTTAGTTGTTGATCAGAATCCGATACTCCTATGTTTTTGAATTTATTCAGGCAAGGATCAATACAAACACATGAAAGATAATCGTGAGCTTGTAAGCTTATAGAGTTAGAAATTGCGGTGATATTTCCTCTAATTAGATcactaaaagtaataaaaacctGACAGGCCACCAAATGTTTAAAAGAGGAGCTATAGTAGGAACAAAACAAACATGAAGGGAATTCATACTCGCCCTTTTTCTCATCGATGGTTGCGCATGTATAGAACATAACAATACCAAATATATAAAGGAAATTTAAAGCAATGAATTATGCGATTTTTGCATTGAATGACAACTGTGTTGATGGACGATTTGTAATAgtaatagatatatatatatatattggaatTGTGGGAGTGTAGAAGCTGCCCTTAATGTCTTTCATGGCCTTCAAGCGAAAAACGTTATTTGCTGGAATTCTGTCACCGTTGGCTTGGGCACGTATGGTTATGGAAAGGAGGCTATAGATATTTTTGTTTCAATGGAGAAGGGAGGGATGAAACCAGATGGCATTGCCTCTGTTGGATTTTTATGTGCACGTAGCCACTCTGGGATTGGTTCTTGAGGGCAGAAGTTATTTCTCACGACTGCGTGTAGCTTTCAATTTCATGGCGTTGAACATTAAGGTTGCTTGGTTGACCTATTGGGTCGATCTGGATTTGTGGAAGAAGCGCTGAAACTTGCGAAGACCATGCACATGAAGCCTAATGCTGTGGTCTGGAGAAGTCTGCTCCGGGCATGTCAAATTTGTAAAGATACTAAAATCGGTGAGAAGGTAACTCAGAATCTCTTGGAAGTGGATCCACGTGAGGGGGGAAATTATGTGTTTTTATCAAAGTCTATGTGCATCACCCAAGTGACGTCAATGTATGCCGGAAGTTAATGATGGAGAGAGAGGAGTACATAAAACCCCAGGATGTATTTCAATTGAGGTATAGGCAATGTTGTACACCGATTTCTAGCTGGGGACACTTCACATCCTCAGTTCCAACAAATTTATTCATTTCTGGATGAAATTGAAAAGGAGCTAGAGGCTCATGGGTACCAGCCAGATATAACTTCAGTTCTTCATGACGTCGGTGATGAAGACAGAGAGAGTGCAGCCAGATACCACAGTGAAAGGGTTGCTGTTGCTTTTGGGCACCATCAGGAGAGAGAGACTCTCCGTGTAGTCAAGCATCTTCAAACTTGTAAAGCTTGCCGCTTAACTATTAAGCTTAGTTCAACCATTTCAAGGATGGGTTTTGTTCTTGCAATATTTGCGTTGCTGAAGAAGATCATCCTGATTACTCAACCTACAGAACATTGGAAAGATGTTGGCTTTGCCTTTCAactggtgattttttttttttttttggttcctttaaCAGGGAAGTGATGAACTTTAAGAAGCAGGGAGAAGAAGGGGGAATTAAATCCAGAACCTCTAATTCCTTttaattggtgaatttttttttttcaattggtgatttttattttttttttggttcctttACCCGAGAAGAGGTGAACTTTAAAAAGTAGGAAGAAGAAGGggaaattaaatccaaacctCTAATTTCTGAAATCTCAGCTTTAACCATTAGATCATAACCTTCTTGACGGTCCACTTTGATGCATGGATCCTCAAGAGTATCACGATGATGTTTTGATCATAATACAAAAATATAGTTTGTGCATTCACCGTGCACCATGAGATGTTAGATGCTGTTGTTTACAATTATGCATGTATTTGTTTTATGCAAGTGAGCCAGTTGACTCAACAGGAATGCGAGACTTAAAAAAACACTTGTGTTGAAGAGCTCCTATATTTGTTTTAGGCTGCCTGCTACATTTTTACCATTCACTTCAGATTGGGGCAAATTTGAAGCTCCATTTCCTTATAACTTCACTCCTCCTGGTAGAAATCCATTTTCtaactttgtttttttttttggttgcctgcCACGGTATCCAGGGTTTTGCCCTGACTAATCCGTTGGTCGACTCGGGTCGCACACCTGGCTGTGGTGGGTGAGTCTCCCAACAAGGGTAGCTGCATACGCCAGGTTTCGAACCCGAGACCTGCTTAAGCGGAACCAAGCTGCTTACCACTTGGCCCAACCCCAGTTGGTTAAACTTTGTGACCAAGGGTTATATGCGTGCTGGTGTACCAAAAACATCTTACTTCACTCCGTCAGTCTGTTGTATCATTTCTACTACTAGTAGTAGGTATTTTTGCAGTCACGTATGCATGATCTACAGTATCATCATGTTGTATTCTACTAGCAAGGTTGCCAATGAGTAGTCTGGTAAAGTAAATAGACTAATTTGCTAGAATGATGATGAGAACCTTGATTTGATTGCGATTGTTATTATTTGACGAGGGTCCCCTGCTTTGAGAAAGTATGACCGGGTGACTTTGAACTTTTTAAGATTCGTATGGCACAAACCACAAAGTACTCCGTATTTGGTTCAATTTCAATACAATACGTCTGTATTTGGCAAAAATATGAAGTGGCAGTCAAGGTGCATTAATTGAGCAAGTCACAGGTAATTCAGCATTACATTACAGAGCAATGGAGTCAAAGCCTGTATTAAACTCCACGAGATTTTAGGAGGTGCTCTAATCTAGAAAATTCCGAATTTAATCGACTGCACGTGCATTCTTCAACTCCATCGGCAGGGTCGAGATTGCAGGTTTCACATTCACATGCCCAGCCACCCCATAAATGATGGCCAAACATACATAGCACACTAGTGTCATTTTCacatgccttttttttttttttttttcctgagaCGATAAACCTAATCTATCCTACGTTAAGGGGAAGGGAGCGCACCTAAGGAGGTCCAGGAATAATTCGAAAGGGACTGAACCATCACCGGATCAGACTGGTGCACAGCACACCCTTACCTCCCACCCTACCAACTAGGTGGTGGCCACTGAGTCATTGGCCAGTGGTTAACATTTTCACATGCCTGCTTACGAGGTAGAAGTTAGAACAAATGTCAGCCTTGCATTTTAATTCAAACCATGTACTCTTCAGATTTGATTTCATCTTCCACTGGATGCGCATACAATCAATTTAGCGGGTTTATAGCTATAAGTTACTATTACATGCCTGTTCTGATAAAAGTTGACTTGAAAAATTATTCTTAGATAGTCGCTGAATTTCCCCCTTCGTGCATGCTTCTGTATTCTTTATCTACCGGACAGGATTGGAATGTATTAAGAAACTTAAGCTTCATGGATAGGAAGGATGGCTGTGGGTCGGATACCCTTAAATATTCCTCTCACTTCGGGTTTGAATTATCATCGAATATCCTCTACCTACAATttaaatagttttaaaataaggCAATTAACTTTTATCAAAACTAAACTTAATGCATACATGTTAAATCAACACACTTTATTGAATTTTAAACTTGAGTAGGCTTATAGAGAAATTCGGCATTTTATAAAGGGTAAATATACAATCTTTTAAAAGAATATTTAAACAATTATCTCATATGCAGAAAAGATCTTAGTCTCATAATTAAGATTAAAACTCTACAACGTAGAGGTTTTGAGTTCTTTTTGAACACACATACATGTACACATATAAGATCCTAACGGATTATCCATCATCGTCCAACTAAGTGTTTTGGGTCGAGTACCCGTGGGTGTTGAGTTTTACCCTGCTTGCCATCCCTATGCATGCAACCTCTCTCCATACGGTTTTAAATGAGAAATGAGAAGGCAGCTAGTTGAAATTTAGAGAGATAGGGTCCgtttattatttgaaatttaaagTGAATGTGGTTAAAAGAaatcaaaaaaacaaaacaatacGTTATAACTTCACTAGTTAGGACTACCGTATTCTTTATCGTAGTTTGATTTGagcccaaaaaagaaaaagaaaaaaaaaaaaaagattagtgTATTCTTACCTGGCGCTACCTTTGCCCATATGATATGACCGGGGCGCCAAAGCACAGGGAAtaaagacaaaaaagaaaaagcccTAGGCAAATAGAATACGAAGTCTGTATTGGGAATCTAACTGTATATAAAGATGGTGCACCCACATTCATAGTCTGGTGTCTGCTTCTTCCCTTCCCCGTCCTTCAAACATTTATTATTGAGGAAACTTAATCAGACATTTTGCAGAAGTAATCGAAAGAGAAAATGCACACGCGCATGTCGGATGTTCCCATAAAGCCCATGAGAGTCAAGTCTGAGGCCAAACTATCCTCTTGCTCTAGGACTCTGTTGAGGCAGCCGTCAATGAGCAACTCCTCTAATGAAGTCTACTATGCAGATTCGTCTGCCGGCATCCCATTCAGGTGGGAATCTCGACCTGGAACGCCTAAGGTCAAGCTCAGCGAAAGGGAAAGGCGGCCGCTTCCTCCTCTCACCCCTCCACCTTCATACCTATGCAGCCCTGCTAGGATCTCTGTAAAGAAGCATCCATCGGAGGCGCCTACGCCTACGACTGCTAACCCTAGTAGCATCTTGCAAACTGTTCTTCCTAAGCTGAACGTAATCAAGAAGAGCAATGCGCAATCCTCACCGTCgtcgtcttcttcttcttcatcctcTCCATGGTCTTCTTCGCGTTCAGCTCGCTCATCTCCTTTTACTCCAAAGCCTGCAGGCGGGAAACAACGTAGAAAATTGTCTTTTCACTCATGGAGGAAAGATGTTGAAGGTGATGAAGACGAGGGATATGTATTCCATGTCTCAAGTCTCTGCTTTGGCGGTGTAGGCGGCCGTTGCTCCTCAAATAGTGTTACGCCGAGCCGCGGCTCTGCTAATCTGCTCAATTTATTGCTAAAAGAATCTGCATGATCGATTCTTCGTAGCCCTTGTTGTTTTGGGAAGCTACGTACTACTACAATTTATTGCTACAAATCTGCTCTTCAGTTCAAAAAAGTGTGTGTGGAATCAAGTATGTGGTAGCATGTAAGATAGCACTGTCATGTACTAGTAATTTTCAAGAAACATAATAGTACTAGCAATCACTAAGTTATTACAGCTCTGCTTTCCAGTTCTCCTTCAGTTTTTATTAGGATTTAGAGATTGTGCTCGATCTCTTTTCGGGAAACCttgaaatgaaaagttttcTTGTAACGCTATTGACATCTTTCATTTCTGTGTCTTCAATTGCCCAGTTGAAATTCGGAAATGAAGGAAGGCTAAACAAAGCCTATGAGAATCGCATTTCAGTCTGTAGTAAAAGCAGGTTGATCAGAGGCCTTGCATTGCCATTAAGGGCATAAGCAAGAACGAAATTTGGTGCCCCACCAAGGGGGTTATGCAATTCAAAGCTGAATGACAAAATATTTTGTATAAAAAACTCCAGGATTTCATCAGAGTCCAAAATGCTGCATCACAATCTTAATTCAAATGATGATCTACTATTGATCTCATTAAGATGCAAAAACTAAAGTTTATGTCCAAGATTTCTGGATGATGACATTTTAAGAGGCAAAAACAGATTTAATCTTAAACAAAAAAGTTTAGGCCACAACCCCATCGGCATTCTAATTCTACTCGGATCGGCAAGATTTGTGCTGCAGCGTAGTAGTGTGGATCTTGTAGGTTTCCGCTTTCCAAGTAGCAATACATCCAGCTGATATGAATTTTACACCGGTACGAGTGCTTTGGCAGTTGGACGGACCACCTGCTGTCAGATTTTCAATTCGTGTGTTGTACAATATACAGGCAGCAGGAGAGCACGTGAATAATGGGGAGGGGACATTCAAAAAATCGAGCCCAAACAGTCGACGGAAGCTTCTGATTTGCCTATTCAAAAAAATAGAGGTCCTATGGCGTTTACCTATAAAATGGCGTTTACAATGTGGGCTTGTTATTGTGATACATCAAACTCGGGCACCTAAATCTCTCTTTTGACTATGCCACTGGACCGGCGTAGTGGGCCAGAATTGTCCGTATCAATTCTGCGGGCCTAACAATGCAAAGGGCCAAGGGACGACGCTTGCTACCTGTTAAATATAATTTCTCCTTTTCGTTTGCTTATCTGATACAATTACCAAAAGGGCCGTTCGATCCCTTTCTGTGGAGTCCGTGGGAGCCCAAATATTTCACTGAAAAATAGcaacaattttaaatttaaagtttGACGTGTTATTTCCACAATAATTATCCAATGATCAGAAATTCAGAATGCATTTGtgcaaccccccccccccccaaaaaaaaaatacacatagCGTAAATCTCAAAATAAATATGTAATGTTGAATCTGAAACAAACGAGAGGTAATTCTCGTCGAGGCTGATGATGCCAGTCTAACAGTTTTGGTCTGTGAGATGAAATTAATGTATGAAATAATTAAAAACAATATATAATTTTCTAATTGGTGCCTGTAAACCAATCTAAATTACAGCTAACTTATTATATATTAGTGCACAGAAACACTTTCTCTACATTTAAATGCTTACTCAGATTAAATCTACACATATTCTTATTTCTACTCCCATTCTAACCTATTATAGGGAGATTGACCTAACAGGGTCACGTTCGTGACCCACGGAACCATACGAATGCATTACGCACCCATATGAATTGAAGAGAACATATACTAAATGACAATTTtgatagaaaataaaatttgaatcgATGATCTTCTGTCCCGACACTGTACAATATATGTGATGGTCGAAGCTAGTTGGTTAAATATAAATAGGTATAAGGGGGCCAATGTATGTGTTCGGAAGAAACAAGGTTGCGATTTCCTAGGCTTAAAATACGGGTCAAACGATATAACGCATCGCTGCATTGCCTTGCATTTAAAGCAAGTCTTTACATCACACTAGCCATTACTATTTGCTACTTGCAAGCATATGCAAATGGGTAACGAGGATTTGTTTATCCTTTCCAATGCTCCAAAACCAACCCTCCATTTTCCATTCCCTACTCCTCATCTATGTCAGGTCATATATACCCTTTACTGGTTTCTCTCCTTTTCTGCACCTACTCTGTGATGCCAACTTTCGCGAGAGTTGAGTTTTTGTCTGGCCAACTTCAACCCACCACTTTGACGCTCACCGGACATGccctcatttctttttcttttttgtttttttagcCCACCTATTTTCCTCTTCAGTGGAATCATGTACACTGGGGAATTTTCGAGAACTCGACAAAACAATACACTAATTGATTGAAgccaattaaaaattttttctctAGTTTTCTTTGAACAGTATAAACTGTTAAGTTTAATATATACTTTAACCTTGAAAGTAATTATTTACCCAAATTTAGAAAAACCTCTGAACggtaatttcttttctttttaggtTGCCTTTAACATTGAAGGTATGCGTATTGCTTCTTGTTGTAGCAAAGTAGGTTTTACTTCCTTTCCTTTGATATGAAACAAACGATACACATGGAATCTCGTAGATATTACACACTAATAACAGTCTATGTTTTACCTTCTCTTTTTTCCCCTCATGGGCGTACATGCAAGCCAAAAGGTTGTTTTTCTTACAAGAACTTCAGCCATTGTATGCCCTCGGATATGTGGACGTGCATCCTACTTTGTTACGCTTCATATATCTAATTCCcagatagattttttttttttggggtaattAAAGATCAAAGATATATAAGTTAGTTAAGAACCTTGTTCATTACAAGATTCTGGGTATATGTCCTTTCTTACCTTGACATGCCACCCACGAATGACAGCTTAGATCAAAGATGTGGATGGCGCTAGTACAAGTTATTAGCTGTGGCTGAAACTGTTAAACACGTTTTGCGGGTCAATAGTTACTCAAGAATAGACTGTTTTGAGGGTTTAGCTTAGGTATAAATTGTGAACACCGTCAAGCAATTCAAAACCTTTTAGACGAAATCCCTTTTTGCTACGACTACATTTGCATAGGGATtcgataagaaaaaaaaaataaaaacttttgTCATGCCTGGCAGTGAATTTCCGAagcaactcttttttttttccttcttgaaAGCCGACTACCCAGAAAATCTCTCAACTATTAAACTCCTACTTTTTACTGCAAATCtattaaaagaataaaaataataagttccaaaagaaaatgtatttttgaCATGTCTATCTCAAAGGATAAAATTCTTCTCCAGTTTCTTCTAGACACTAATTTCTGCCTCGTATAACAAAGGAGGAGAGCCTCGTATAAACAATTTCTTGACACTACAAATTATGAAACTAATGAACGAATGCTACCGTTTTGCAAGGAGAAAGGTTTAATTCTGTTGCTTGGAGGAGTACTTCGCCTGAAAATTCCAGATCGTGAAGTCCATTGCTGTATTTCTCAAGGCGACACGACATGTATCACATGAGAGGTGGGTTCTAGGACATCGACCCGGACTAGGAAAGAAAACAAACCAAAAGATTTTGCCTGGAGGAACTAAATCTTTAGCAGTACCCTGCTTCAATAAATCTACCTTTAATATCTAGACCTTCACATTAAGTCATCTTTGTTTCATCAAAGCGATCATCATGTTTTCTTTACGTCTAAAATTAGATGTTGAAAAACACAAAAGAATATGAAGGGTGAAACCCCAGTTGGCTACCGTCAAAAAAGTCAATAGCCATATGAAGTCACACGTGGGGGAAAGCAAGCTAGCTTTGACGGAACACCCCAAAGGGAGCGTGGGGGCCAATGTAAAAATTTGTCCAAATCTTCAAATTCAATGATGTATTGATTATCACTTCTTTCCATCATCACTCTCGATCTTCTAATTTAGGCCGCCCTATTCTTACTCTAGCTCATAAGGTTGGAGTATAATATTTCACCATCTCAGATACACTTAATTTGTTAGTTTGTGATGAAAAAACATTGACCTACTTTTTCTTGATACCTTGCCTTTTAAGCACTCCTCTTTTCCCTCAactggtttctttctttttctttttcgtttctCCTCCTCTCCCTTGAAACTTGAAAGTTGAAGCTTTCTCTCCCTCGCCTTTAGTCTGTTCCCCCAATCCCATCCCCACATCTAATTTGCAAGCCGGCCGTGACCTACACTAGCATTCTTGGATGTCCAGAGAAAGGTATGATCAAGATGGTGATAAGGCACATATACAACCTTGATTCTGTAATCCGAAATTAAGCAACTGTTTCtaagtgtttttttttcccttatatTTCTTTTGGAATTAAAAGTATATACAGGGAGAGATTAGATGAGATAGCAAAGAAGTTGAAAACAGAATTCGATGCATCGTCACAGATGGGAAGGAGAAACATGTTAGGTCCTCCAGGAACCTTGAATACCATTACTCCATGTGCCGCTTGTAAGCTGCTCAGACGAAGATGTGCGGAAGAATGCCCTTTTTCTCCTTATTTTTCCCCACATGAACCCCAGAAATTTGCTGCTGTTCACAAAGTTTTTGGTGCTAGCAACGTTTCCAAGATGCTCACGGTAAGTAAACCATTTAATCTTAGATATCAGATAAGAATCGAGAAATTAGTCCAACATAAACCCTCCTTCTCCAccttcttttcctcttcccttttcaattttttctttgatCCTAGGAAACAGTTATTAACGAATTGAACTTCTTCTGAATATGTGAAACTATTTAAACACTGCAATTCTTGTTTTGTTTACTTCaattctttgaaatttgtagGAGGTCCCTGAGAATCAAAGAGTTGATGCTGCAAATAGTTTGGTATACGAAGCAAACGTGAGACTAAGAGATCCAGTATACGGATGCATGGGGGCAATTTCAGCATTGCAACAACAGGTTCAATCTTTACAGGGCGAACTTCATGCAGTTAGGAATGAGATACTGAGATATAAATATAGAGAGGCTGCAAATAATATCATAGCATCTACTCATGCTGCTTTGGTCTCCTCTGGAAATCATGTAT encodes:
- the LOC113781200 gene encoding LOB domain-containing protein 15 — translated: MSRERERLDEIAKKLKTEFDASSQMGRRNMLGPPGTLNTITPCAACKLLRRRCAEECPFSPYFSPHEPQKFAAVHKVFGASNVSKMLTEVPENQRVDAANSLVYEANVRLRDPVYGCMGAISALQQQVQSLQGELHAVRNEILRYKYREAANNIIASTHAALVSSGNHVSVAMMPQAPATPTPTPAPAPSTPTPAPAPPPPPPAQPSASLVVVSTTSSAPSAPSLYTPPSSTASFSPITNNNIPFFD